In a genomic window of Mucilaginibacter sp. KACC 22063:
- the tgt gene encoding tRNA guanosine(34) transglycosylase Tgt: MKFSLTAQDPMSKARAGELTTDHGTIQTPIFMPVGTAGTVKAVHQHELKDDIKAQIILGNTYHLYLRPGLDTLEKAGGLHKFIGWDTPILTDSGGYQVYSLSEVRKIKEEGVTFRSHIDGSKHLFTPESAIDIQRTIGGDIIMAFDECTPYPCEYNYARRSIEMTHRWLKRCCDRFDGTEGKYGYSQTLFPIVQGSVYKDLRIRSAEVIASFEREGNAIGGLSVGEPAEEMYAMTELVCDILPQQKPRYLMGVGTPVNILENIALGVDMFDCVMPTRNARNGMLFTKDGIINIRNEKWKTDFSPIEADSDLWVDREHTKAYLRHLITSGEILGAQLASLHNLHFYLWLVGQAREKIISGEFYDWKNIMVKRLAQRL; this comes from the coding sequence ATGAAATTTAGTCTAACAGCACAAGATCCGATGTCAAAAGCCCGCGCAGGCGAGCTTACAACCGATCATGGAACCATACAAACGCCCATATTTATGCCTGTGGGTACTGCTGGTACTGTAAAAGCAGTGCATCAGCACGAATTAAAGGATGACATTAAGGCACAGATCATTCTTGGCAACACTTACCACCTGTATTTACGCCCCGGATTAGATACACTTGAAAAGGCGGGCGGCTTACATAAATTTATCGGCTGGGATACGCCCATCCTTACTGATAGTGGTGGTTACCAGGTATATTCACTCAGCGAAGTGCGCAAGATCAAAGAAGAAGGCGTTACCTTTCGCTCGCATATCGATGGCTCAAAACATTTGTTTACGCCAGAAAGCGCGATCGACATTCAGCGCACCATCGGCGGCGACATCATTATGGCATTTGACGAATGTACGCCCTACCCATGCGAATACAACTACGCACGACGTTCTATTGAAATGACGCACCGCTGGCTTAAACGCTGCTGCGACCGCTTTGATGGTACCGAAGGTAAATATGGCTACAGCCAAACACTGTTCCCTATTGTGCAAGGATCTGTTTACAAAGACCTTAGGATAAGATCAGCAGAGGTAATTGCATCTTTTGAGCGCGAGGGCAATGCTATAGGCGGCCTTTCAGTTGGCGAACCTGCCGAAGAAATGTACGCCATGACAGAATTGGTGTGCGACATATTACCGCAGCAAAAACCGCGTTATTTAATGGGCGTAGGTACACCGGTTAACATTTTGGAAAACATTGCTTTAGGCGTTGACATGTTTGATTGCGTTATGCCTACACGTAATGCCCGTAACGGCATGCTATTTACTAAAGACGGCATTATCAACATCAGGAACGAGAAATGGAAAACTGATTTCTCTCCGATTGAAGCTGATAGTGACTTATGGGTTGACCGCGAGCATACAAAAGCATATTTACGCCATTTGATAACTTCGGGCGAAATTTTGGGTGCACAGCTGGCCAGTTTACATAACTTGCATTTTTATTTGTGGCTGGTTGGCCAGGCACGCGAAAAAATTATTTCAGGCGAGTTTTACGATTGGAAAAACATAATGGTAAAGCGCTTAGCACAGCGATTATAA
- a CDS encoding DMT family transporter, which yields MSQQATPATSGLNKNLLILHFTVFIWGFTGVLGKLITVTAIDLVWYRVLIAFCTLFLYFKFNKTVFKVNRKTLINLVLTGALVSGHWVLFFGAIKASTLSITLVCLSSITLFTAIFEPIINHKKISKMEIAAGLLIITGIILIFKFETHYTKGIIMGLCSAAFASLFSIINARQVKHLEAPVIAFYELGGGVLWLSLFLLATGGFSNFALPKASDLGYLFILGTVCTSLAYVAGVSVMREFSAFRVALITNLEPVYGIVMSFLFFGELRLMSIGFWAGALIILSTIFLFPVAQKQVSKLKNR from the coding sequence ATGAGCCAACAAGCTACTCCTGCTACCAGCGGACTTAATAAGAATCTACTGATACTTCATTTTACTGTATTTATTTGGGGATTTACAGGCGTATTAGGCAAGCTGATCACTGTTACTGCTATTGACCTGGTATGGTACCGCGTACTAATTGCGTTCTGCACCTTGTTCCTGTATTTTAAATTCAATAAAACAGTATTCAAAGTAAACCGCAAAACGCTGATTAACCTGGTGCTTACAGGTGCACTGGTAAGCGGCCATTGGGTGCTTTTCTTTGGGGCAATCAAGGCTTCTACACTATCCATTACGCTGGTTTGCCTTTCATCCATAACGCTGTTCACCGCTATTTTTGAGCCGATAATTAATCATAAAAAGATTTCAAAAATGGAGATTGCCGCCGGGCTTCTCATTATCACAGGCATCATCCTTATCTTCAAATTTGAAACCCATTACACTAAGGGTATCATTATGGGGCTTTGCAGCGCGGCATTTGCCAGTTTATTTTCTATTATAAACGCCCGCCAGGTAAAGCATTTAGAAGCACCTGTTATTGCGTTTTACGAGTTAGGCGGCGGGGTATTATGGTTATCACTGTTCCTGTTAGCAACGGGCGGCTTCAGCAACTTTGCTTTGCCCAAGGCATCAGATCTGGGCTACCTGTTTATATTAGGTACCGTTTGCACTTCGCTTGCCTACGTTGCAGGTGTATCTGTCATGCGGGAATTTTCTGCCTTTAGGGTAGCATTGATCACCAACCTCGAGCCGGTATATGGCATCGTGATGTCGTTCCTTTTCTTTGGCGAGTTACGTTTAATGAGCATAGGATTTTGGGCTGGTGCATTAATTATCCTGTCTACTATCTTCCTTTTTCCTGTAGCACAAAAGCAGGTAAGCAAGCTTAAAAATCGCTAA
- a CDS encoding glycosyltransferase, translated as MRLFSTSAGYIDRFLHFCVYFPDLNIQLQEVLAALLGISFLFQIYFLLVYHNKLNAYRITEELNEAQFPVSVIISARNEAENLSKYLPNILEQQYPVFEVVVINDCSVDDSEYILEQFEHKYSHLKVVRVTEHAKFKTGKKFAVTMGIKAAKYDHLLFTDADCQPVSENWIARMAAQFQNPEHQIILGYSPYYKTGSLVNILIRFETVKTAINYFSAALRGNAYMGVGRNMAYTKDVFFKAKGFASHMHIMSGDDDLFVNQNATSQNAAIEIHPDSFMYSEPKAGFGAWFRQKRRHMGAGKMYKARHKRLLSADALTGLLFYGLLIVCLFFKPAVYAAAGLFGLRWLLQILVYRKQFIRFQAKDLLWFLPLLDIVYYVYLNVFGLIGSVIKTSKWK; from the coding sequence ATGCGTTTATTTTCCACATCTGCCGGTTATATTGACCGTTTTTTACATTTTTGCGTATATTTTCCTGATTTGAATATACAATTACAAGAAGTGCTTGCTGCCTTACTGGGCATCAGCTTTTTATTTCAGATTTACTTTCTGCTTGTTTACCATAACAAGCTAAACGCATACCGCATAACCGAAGAGCTTAATGAGGCGCAATTTCCTGTTTCTGTTATTATCAGCGCCCGTAACGAAGCGGAAAACCTAAGCAAGTATTTACCCAATATCCTGGAGCAGCAATATCCTGTTTTTGAGGTTGTTGTAATAAATGATTGCTCGGTTGATGACTCAGAGTATATACTTGAACAATTTGAACACAAATACTCACATTTAAAGGTTGTAAGAGTAACAGAACATGCCAAGTTTAAAACCGGGAAGAAATTTGCTGTTACCATGGGGATTAAAGCTGCAAAATATGATCATTTATTGTTCACCGATGCCGACTGTCAGCCGGTATCAGAAAACTGGATCGCGAGGATGGCAGCACAATTTCAAAATCCTGAGCATCAGATCATTTTAGGTTATTCTCCTTATTATAAGACCGGTAGCCTGGTTAATATACTGATCAGGTTTGAAACAGTAAAAACGGCGATCAATTATTTTTCTGCAGCACTGCGTGGTAATGCTTACATGGGTGTAGGGCGTAATATGGCATACACCAAAGACGTTTTTTTTAAGGCAAAGGGTTTTGCTTCGCACATGCATATTATGTCTGGTGATGATGATCTGTTTGTAAATCAAAATGCTACATCACAGAACGCCGCCATTGAAATACACCCCGATTCTTTTATGTATAGTGAGCCAAAGGCCGGTTTTGGCGCATGGTTCAGGCAAAAAAGAAGGCACATGGGGGCAGGCAAGATGTATAAAGCCCGCCACAAGCGCTTATTAAGCGCCGATGCATTGACAGGGCTGTTATTTTACGGACTTTTAATAGTCTGCCTGTTCTTTAAACCTGCCGTTTACGCGGCTGCAGGCCTGTTTGGTTTACGCTGGCTTTTGCAGATATTGGTTTACCGCAAGCAATTTATCCGTTTTCAGGCAAAAGATTTGTTGTGGTTTTTGCCACTTTTAGATATTGTATATTACGTTTATCTGAACGTATTTGGTTTAATAGGGTCAGTAATTAAAACAAGCAAATGGAAGTAA
- a CDS encoding BlaI/MecI/CopY family transcriptional regulator, producing the protein MKELTKAEEQVMQILWQIKEGIVKDVLAQMPDPKPAYNTVSTVVRVMETKGFLGHKAYGNSHVYYPLISEPEYKKFAYEKLLNGYFKGSVKELMAYLVKDKQISLNDIAELVASLPGNSVKEFIAYMAREKKLDVTDLAELILLSQKGK; encoded by the coding sequence ATGAAAGAGCTAACTAAAGCTGAAGAGCAGGTAATGCAGATCCTCTGGCAGATTAAAGAGGGCATTGTAAAGGATGTATTGGCCCAAATGCCCGATCCTAAGCCTGCATACAACACCGTATCAACGGTTGTAAGAGTAATGGAGACCAAAGGCTTTCTCGGACACAAGGCTTATGGCAATTCGCATGTATACTACCCGCTTATCAGCGAGCCGGAATACAAGAAATTCGCTTATGAAAAGCTGTTGAATGGTTATTTTAAGGGGTCAGTAAAGGAATTGATGGCTTACCTGGTTAAAGACAAGCAGATCAGCCTTAATGATATTGCTGAGCTGGTCGCCTCTCTCCCAGGCAACTCAGTTAAAGAATTTATTGCCTACATGGCACGCGAAAAGAAACTGGATGTTACTGATTTGGCAGAACTGATTTTACTTTCACAGAAAGGAAAGTAA
- a CDS encoding thymidylate synthase, with the protein MKQYLDLMQHVLDNGTQKHDRTGTGTISVFGYQMRFNLQDGFPLVTTKKLHLKSIIHELIWFLQGDTNIKYLKDNGVRIWDEWADAEGNLGPVYGYQWRSWPMPDGGHIDQITQLIDMIKKNPDSRRLIVSAWNVADVNQMALPPCHTLFQFYVADGKLSCQLYQRSADIFLGVPFNIASYALLTMMIAQVCDLQYGDFIHTFGDAHIYNNHLDQVKLQLSREPRPLPTMKINPEVKNIFDFKYEDFTLENYDPWPHIKGAVAV; encoded by the coding sequence ATGAAACAATATTTAGATCTGATGCAGCATGTGCTGGATAACGGCACACAAAAACACGACAGGACCGGAACCGGAACCATCAGCGTGTTTGGCTATCAGATGCGCTTTAACCTGCAGGATGGTTTTCCGCTGGTGACTACCAAAAAATTACACCTTAAATCCATCATCCACGAACTGATATGGTTTTTGCAAGGCGATACCAATATTAAGTACCTTAAAGATAATGGCGTACGTATCTGGGACGAATGGGCTGATGCCGAAGGTAACCTTGGCCCGGTTTATGGCTACCAATGGCGATCATGGCCGATGCCGGATGGCGGCCACATCGATCAGATCACTCAACTGATTGATATGATCAAAAAGAACCCCGACTCGCGCAGGCTGATTGTATCTGCATGGAACGTAGCCGATGTCAACCAGATGGCGCTTCCGCCCTGCCATACGCTGTTTCAGTTTTATGTAGCCGATGGCAAGCTAAGCTGTCAGCTTTACCAGCGCAGTGCCGATATATTTTTAGGTGTGCCTTTTAATATTGCATCATACGCATTGTTAACCATGATGATTGCGCAGGTTTGCGATTTACAATATGGCGATTTTATTCACACTTTCGGTGATGCACACATTTATAATAACCACCTCGACCAGGTGAAGCTACAGCTAAGCCGCGAACCACGTCCTTTGCCAACCATGAAGATCAACCCTGAAGTAAAAAACATCTTCGACTTTAAGTATGAAGACTTCACTTTAGAAAATTATGATCCGTGGCCGCATATTAAAGGTGCAGTAGCGGTATAA
- a CDS encoding RNA polymerase sigma factor, with product MEVNHNFTENAKNDFQLVQKAREGDQKAYASLMQRYKDSIYFMALKMVNNKEDAMDLTVETFAKAFDKLEKYQPEFAFSTWLFRVATNNCIDFIRKKKLNTMSLHGMLDDEGDERPLQIKADTLNPEEFSIKKEQTQEIKLLVDGLPPRYRNLIMLRYFDELSYEEIAQQLSLPLGTVKAQLFRAKYLLGNIINHHNKNER from the coding sequence ATGGAAGTAAATCATAATTTCACAGAAAATGCGAAAAATGATTTCCAGCTTGTGCAGAAAGCGCGGGAGGGGGATCAGAAGGCGTACGCCAGCTTAATGCAGCGATACAAAGACTCCATTTATTTTATGGCGCTTAAAATGGTGAACAACAAGGAAGATGCAATGGATCTTACTGTTGAAACCTTTGCAAAGGCCTTTGATAAGTTAGAAAAATACCAGCCCGAATTTGCTTTCAGTACCTGGCTTTTCAGGGTGGCGACTAATAACTGTATTGATTTTATCCGCAAGAAAAAGCTGAATACCATGTCGTTACATGGGATGCTTGACGATGAAGGCGACGAACGCCCATTGCAAATCAAAGCAGATACGCTGAACCCGGAAGAGTTTTCTATTAAAAAAGAGCAGACACAGGAAATTAAACTACTGGTAGATGGCCTGCCGCCCCGTTACCGCAACTTAATTATGCTGCGTTATTTTGACGAGTTATCGTACGAAGAAATAGCACAACAGCTAAGCCTGCCTTTGGGTACAGTTAAGGCGCAATTATTTAGGGCTAAGTACCTATTAGGCAATATTATAAATCATCATAACAAAAATGAACGCTGA
- the ispE gene encoding 4-(cytidine 5'-diphospho)-2-C-methyl-D-erythritol kinase, with protein sequence MIVFPNAKINIGLNITAKRPDGYHNLETVFYPVKINDALEAIAAPQLSFTSSGINIPGEPEKNLCIKAYELIKNDYDLAPLKIHLHKHIPIGAGLGGGSADAAFFIKLINEQFSLGLSVEAMQNYARQLGADCAFFIENKPVYAFDKGDQFLPVELDLSNYVIVLVMPPVHVSTAEAYAGVKPEPAEHDLQALIKLPVADWKDAIKNDFEISVFEKYPQIAAVKKALYDAGALYASMSGSGASVFGIFGTPPLLTHLEKDNQVFYNV encoded by the coding sequence ATGATCGTATTTCCAAACGCCAAGATCAATATAGGTTTAAATATTACGGCTAAAAGGCCGGATGGTTACCATAATCTGGAAACTGTTTTTTACCCGGTAAAGATCAATGATGCATTAGAAGCTATTGCAGCCCCTCAGTTGAGTTTTACATCTTCGGGGATAAATATACCGGGAGAGCCGGAGAAAAACCTCTGTATAAAAGCTTACGAGCTCATTAAAAATGATTATGACCTTGCGCCGTTGAAAATTCACTTGCACAAGCACATTCCAATAGGGGCAGGGCTTGGTGGCGGTTCTGCCGATGCCGCTTTTTTTATTAAACTGATCAATGAGCAGTTCAGTTTAGGATTGAGTGTTGAGGCTATGCAGAATTATGCAAGGCAGCTTGGCGCCGATTGTGCTTTCTTCATCGAAAATAAGCCAGTGTATGCTTTTGACAAGGGCGATCAATTTTTACCTGTTGAACTTGACCTGAGTAATTATGTGATTGTATTAGTGATGCCGCCTGTACATGTTTCCACCGCCGAAGCTTATGCAGGGGTAAAACCTGAGCCAGCCGAGCATGATCTGCAAGCGCTGATTAAACTCCCGGTTGCTGATTGGAAGGATGCGATTAAAAATGATTTTGAGATTTCCGTATTTGAAAAGTACCCGCAGATAGCAGCTGTTAAAAAAGCTCTGTATGATGCAGGTGCCTTGTATGCCAGTATGAGCGGAAGCGGCGCTTCAGTATTTGGGATTTTTGGAACGCCGCCTCTGCTTACACACCTGGAAAAAGACAACCAGGTATTTTATAATGTTTAA
- a CDS encoding LptF/LptG family permease: MKALFGRYLKVIDWYIIRKYLGTFSFTIALFMVIIVVFDVSEHLDNFLKSNAPLSAIVFQYYAGYLPFYTNLLLPLINFLAVIFFTAKMANQTEIVPILSGKASFNRFLRPYFFSATLIFIVFFFANIYLIPFTNKLDITFENHYFNDVDPTKSEVHMQLDKDTYVYLQSFDNTIHTGYDFVLEKFDGDEMKQKLVANRIVYDSLKRVWSIQDYNVRYVNGLKESFVYNGIKKDTVLDMKPADFEAHDNVYRAMGMAELNKNIQREQLRGTGALTDMLFEKYRRFVYPLSSYVLMVIGVAISSRKVRGGIGLPLGIGIFLCFTYIVVDRFAFVFSIKGGMPPIIAVFIPNVLFGILGYYLLIKAPK; encoded by the coding sequence ATGAAGGCACTGTTTGGCAGATACTTAAAGGTAATTGACTGGTATATCATAAGAAAATACCTGGGCACTTTCAGCTTTACAATTGCCTTGTTTATGGTGATCATCGTTGTATTTGACGTATCTGAGCACCTGGATAACTTTTTGAAAAGCAATGCCCCATTAAGCGCCATTGTATTTCAATACTATGCCGGTTACCTGCCATTTTACACCAACCTATTACTGCCATTAATCAACTTCTTAGCAGTCATATTCTTTACGGCTAAGATGGCCAATCAAACAGAAATTGTACCCATACTTAGCGGTAAAGCCAGTTTTAACCGCTTTTTAAGGCCATACTTTTTTTCTGCTACACTGATCTTTATCGTCTTCTTTTTCGCCAATATCTATCTTATTCCCTTTACCAACAAGCTGGATATCACCTTTGAGAACCATTATTTTAATGATGTAGACCCTACTAAAAGCGAGGTCCACATGCAGTTGGATAAAGACACCTACGTTTACCTGCAGTCATTCGATAATACCATCCATACAGGGTATGATTTTGTACTGGAGAAATTTGATGGGGACGAAATGAAGCAAAAACTGGTTGCCAACCGCATTGTATATGACTCGCTTAAACGGGTATGGTCCATTCAGGACTATAACGTGCGTTATGTAAATGGCCTTAAAGAAAGCTTTGTATACAACGGCATCAAAAAAGACACGGTTTTAGACATGAAGCCAGCCGATTTTGAGGCCCATGATAACGTTTATCGTGCTATGGGAATGGCCGAGCTAAACAAAAACATACAACGTGAGCAACTACGGGGCACAGGTGCGCTTACTGATATGCTTTTTGAAAAGTACAGGCGCTTTGTATACCCATTATCCTCTTATGTACTCATGGTTATCGGCGTTGCCATCTCCTCGCGTAAGGTGAGGGGAGGGATCGGGCTACCTTTGGGTATCGGCATCTTCCTCTGTTTCACGTATATCGTCGTCGACCGCTTCGCCTTTGTTTTCTCTATTAAAGGGGGTATGCCACCTATTATAGCAGTATTTATCCCTAACGTTCTATTCGGTATTTTAGGATACTACCTGCTGATTAAAGCACCTAAGTAA
- a CDS encoding dihydrofolate reductase, producing the protein MIVSAIVAVSTNNAIGKNNQLLWHLPADLKHFKQITTGHTVIMGRKTFDSVGKPLPNRRNIIVTRQTIQIEGCEVVSSVEAALALCASEDEVFIVGGAEIYRLAMPLTNRIYLTRVHKDFEADTFFPEIDENDWKITSQEDFDADEKNNIPYSYITLDRR; encoded by the coding sequence ATGATCGTATCTGCAATTGTCGCCGTATCAACCAACAACGCCATAGGTAAAAATAATCAACTTTTATGGCACCTGCCTGCTGATCTAAAGCACTTTAAACAGATCACAACCGGCCATACCGTAATTATGGGCCGTAAAACCTTTGATTCTGTAGGCAAGCCGCTTCCAAATCGCAGGAATATTATTGTTACCCGTCAGACTATTCAAATTGAAGGTTGCGAAGTAGTAAGCTCTGTTGAAGCGGCTTTAGCGCTTTGTGCCAGCGAAGATGAGGTTTTTATTGTAGGCGGTGCCGAGATATACCGCTTGGCTATGCCGCTTACCAACAGGATCTATTTAACCAGGGTTCACAAGGATTTTGAGGCAGATACCTTCTTCCCTGAAATTGATGAAAATGATTGGAAAATCACTTCGCAAGAGGACTTTGACGCCGATGAAAAGAACAATATCCCCTACTCCTACATCACGCTTGACCGCCGCTAA
- the rsmG gene encoding 16S rRNA (guanine(527)-N(7))-methyltransferase RsmG, producing MNADLIEQYFPEITPEQRQQFDKLQGLYEEWNSQINVISRKDIDQLYERHVLHSLGIAKVMGFLPGETVLDVGTGGGFPGVPLAILFPETNFLLVDSIGKKIKVVQEVAKALELKNLRAEHKRAEEVPGKFDFVVSRAVTQLKDFYPWVKDKFNKQSKNKLPSGILYLKGGDLDQEIAESKLRVERYYLKDYFDGEFFDTKQVIYVKAQ from the coding sequence ATGAACGCTGATCTGATAGAGCAATATTTTCCTGAGATAACACCTGAACAACGCCAGCAATTTGATAAACTTCAAGGTTTGTACGAAGAGTGGAACAGCCAGATCAATGTAATTTCCAGAAAAGATATCGATCAGCTCTATGAGCGCCATGTGCTGCACTCGTTAGGTATTGCCAAGGTGATGGGCTTTTTACCGGGCGAAACTGTACTGGATGTAGGTACAGGGGGCGGCTTTCCAGGCGTACCACTGGCCATTCTTTTTCCTGAAACCAATTTTCTGTTGGTGGATTCGATTGGTAAAAAGATAAAAGTAGTGCAGGAAGTGGCCAAAGCACTGGAACTTAAAAATCTTCGCGCCGAACATAAAAGGGCAGAAGAAGTACCGGGTAAGTTTGATTTTGTGGTTTCTCGCGCGGTAACACAGCTTAAGGACTTCTATCCCTGGGTGAAAGATAAGTTTAACAAGCAATCTAAAAATAAGCTGCCCAGCGGTATTTTGTATTTAAAGGGCGGCGACCTGGATCAGGAGATCGCCGAATCAAAACTTAGGGTAGAGCGATACTATCTGAAAGACTATTTCGACGGTGAATTTTTTGATACCAAGCAGGTTATCTACGTTAAGGCACAATAG
- a CDS encoding NAD(P)-dependent oxidoreductase, with amino-acid sequence MKTNIGFIGLGNLGTPIAQNLIKAGYHLQVYNRTATKIDELDQSAVTKCDSPADAAKDVEFIVTVLSDDKVVREVVTGEDGILKTLPKNAIHISISTILPETSKEMAALHEQSGSCYLASPVFGRPEAAAAKLLWVCTSGKAEIKEAAKPVQESISQGIIDFGEEVGAANVVKITGNFMIQASMEMMAESYTLAEKYGVDRSQISEFFSATLFNAPIFKNYGKIISGKQYEPVGFTSQLGYKDANLAFRLSQQSQTPMPLVNIVHNRLLTALAKGWKDRDWSEAFGRGVSDDAGI; translated from the coding sequence ATGAAAACCAACATCGGATTTATAGGCTTAGGCAACCTGGGTACACCCATTGCCCAAAACCTGATTAAGGCCGGCTACCATTTACAAGTATATAATCGTACCGCTACAAAAATTGACGAGCTTGATCAGTCGGCAGTAACAAAATGCGACTCGCCTGCTGATGCAGCTAAAGATGTCGAGTTTATTGTCACTGTACTCTCTGATGATAAAGTGGTGCGCGAGGTGGTTACCGGAGAAGATGGCATTTTAAAAACACTCCCTAAAAATGCCATACATATTTCTATCAGTACCATTTTACCAGAAACTTCAAAAGAGATGGCGGCACTGCATGAGCAGTCTGGAAGCTGCTACCTTGCCTCGCCTGTTTTTGGCCGGCCTGAAGCTGCCGCAGCAAAATTGCTTTGGGTATGCACATCAGGCAAGGCAGAAATAAAGGAAGCTGCTAAGCCGGTGCAGGAAAGCATTAGCCAGGGCATTATTGATTTTGGCGAAGAGGTTGGCGCCGCCAACGTGGTTAAGATTACCGGTAACTTTATGATACAGGCATCAATGGAAATGATGGCCGAGTCGTATACCCTCGCTGAAAAGTATGGTGTTGACCGCAGCCAGATCAGCGAGTTCTTTAGCGCTACCCTTTTCAATGCACCAATATTTAAAAACTACGGCAAGATCATTTCAGGTAAACAGTACGAGCCGGTAGGCTTTACGTCGCAGTTAGGCTACAAGGATGCCAACCTTGCATTCAGGTTGTCGCAGCAAAGCCAGACACCCATGCCGCTGGTAAACATAGTACACAACCGTTTACTTACTGCATTAGCTAAAGGCTGGAAAGACCGCGACTGGTCTGAAGCATTTGGACGCGGCGTAAGCGACGACGCCGGAATTTAA